From Penicillium digitatum chromosome 5, complete sequence, one genomic window encodes:
- a CDS encoding Histone-lysine N-methyltransferase, H3 lysine-9 specific: MAGRVPLGSGAIRNRVLIDLTDETEPDDSKMTENLVQGKLPFVAALAYRSPTVPLKRKSLVISDDISDSSLSDVHRSTQRARLSHAYHAPYTPSPLPAIRPSQISVVIPSSTPQQKRENAIAQDVSIVNGMNAKFFPITDEEERVAKAAYSTPKSRVDRRSIPLSFKSSSALIALNQPPPTQSTHLLRIRHTLDEKLKRINGPTVIPTVDSPQRLAKLADNFEFVNSYQYRAGVKRIPDDSDFNIGCACTETGGCDRLKCDCLSKEEDSEDRIVPYEICESNPKLTVATKSFLRRKAIIYECNSRCGCGGQRCWNHVVQKGRTIRLEIFDTGSRGFGLRSPDLIRRGQFIDLYLGEVITKAEADERENLTDGSHTQSYLFSLDWYVKDDDDEEKNMKVIDGRKFGSATRFMNHSCNPNCKIVPVCTTNHADEYLYNLAFFANRDISPGTELTFDYNQGEENITPRKIDPEAVPCLCGESKCRGQLWPNKRKGQGAKP; this comes from the exons ATGGCTGGACGCGTCCCCCTTGGTTCGGGGGCGATCCGGAACAGAGTTTTAATCGACTTGACTGATGAGACCGAGCCAGATGACTCTAAGATG ACAGAGAATTTGGTGCAGGGCAAGCTGCCATTTGTGGCAGCGTTAGCATATCGGTCACCAACAGTAccgttgaaaagaaaaagcctAGTGATATCTGATGATATCTCAGATTCCTCCTTGAGTGATGTACACAGGTCTACACAGCGTGCACGCCTCTCACATGCTTACCATGCCCCTTATACGCCAAGTCCACTGCCGGCTATCAGACCATCTCAGATTAGTGTTGTGATTCCATCGTCGACTCCACAGCAAAAACGGGAGAATGCGATCGCACAGGATGTCTCTATTGTAAATGGAATGAACGCCAAGTTCTTTCCAATAACCGACGAAGAGGAAAGAGTTGCCAAAGCCGCATATTCTACTCCTAAAAGCCGTGTTGACCGTCGTTCCATTCCTCTATCATTCAAATCAAGTTCAGCTTTGATCGCTCTCAATCAGCCACCCCCAACGCAATCAACCCACCTCTTAAGGATCCGTCACACTCTTGACGAGAAGCTCAAACGTATCAATGGGCCTACAGTCATTCCGACTGTTGATTCCCCACAGCGTCTTGCCAAACTCGCTGACAATTTCGAGTTTGTTAACAGTTATCAGTATCGTGCGGGTGTTAAACGGATTCCTGATGATTCTGATTTCAATATCGGCTGTGCATGCACTGAGACTGGCGGCTGTGATCGGTTAAAATGTGACTGCCTCAGTAAGGAGGAAGATTCTGAAGATCGCATAGTCCCATATGAGATCTGCGAGAGCAACCCCAAGTTGACTGTCGCAACAAAAAGCTTTCTTCGGCGTAAGGCGATTATCTATGAATGCAACTCCCGTTGCGGATGCGGAGGACAAAGATGCTGGAATCACGTCGTTCAAAAAGGAAGAACCATTAGATTAGAAATTTTCGACACTGGATCTCGGGGATTTG GTCTTCGGTCCCCCGATTTGATTCGCCGTGGGCAGTTCATCGATCTTTACCTCGGTGAGGTAATAACAAAGGCTGAAGCTGACGAACGTGAGAACCTCACCGACGGTTCACATACACAATCCTACCTTTTCTCTTTGGACTGGTATGTGAaagatgacgacgatgaagaGAAAAATATGAAAGTCATCGACGGCCGCAAGTTTGGTTCGGCAACTCGGTTTATGAACCACTCTTGTAACCCTAACTGCAAGATCGTCCCCGTTTGCACCACGAATCATGCCGACGAATATCTCTACAACCTCGCCTTTTTTGCCAACCGCGATATCTCCCCTGGCACTGAATTGACCTTCGATTATAATCAGGGCGAGGAGAACATAACTCCTCGAAAGATCGACCCCGAGGCCGTCCCGTGCCTATGTGGTGAATCTAAGTGCCGTGGTCAGTTGTGGCCAAATAAGCGCAAGGGCCAGGGAGCAAAGCCCTGA
- a CDS encoding Serine/threonine protein kinase Kin1, putative: MSVPTNDIPTVVRSHSTTSRHSRGPSDLPHRTRSVAVRSSNTTQPPMPTNLSHSKTSTQDQRPPLNHTGLEGAARREFEASNVARMSSRRETSSDRSQDRPSTARTETARRHQRNPSTQSRQQDSADMISSSASQLPPQHATATSAPVAAAAPRRRTMITTPTGQWNLGKTIGAGSMGKVKLAKNTETGEQVAIKIVPRLSTEEHRTSRETERADRSKEIRTAREAAIVSLVNHPYICGMRDVVRTSYHWYMLFEYVNGGQMLDYIISHGKLKEKQARKFARQIASALDYCHRNSIVHRDLKIENILISKTGDIKIIDFGLSNLFSPKSLLKTFCGSLYFAAPELLQARQYTGPEVDVWSFGIVLYVLVCGKVPFDDQSMPQLHAKIKKGVVEYPPGLTAECRHIISRMLVTDPKQRASLAEIMSHPWMNKGFSNPPESHLPHREPLQLPLDQEVVEKMTGFDFGPPEYITAQLTKVLESEDYQHALRLYYREQQQPVSSQPERKRGVFDFYKRRNSAASRDTLSAPSAEAVQLGNDPLNAYNPLVSTYHLVKEKLDRERAEARPGALGLRQNPSEVHMPELRPPEAAHTNQYQLAGDKDTGRRSRPRARTHGEDEASEGIKKLHSTSPSTHAVPIIPPDIPVKKESTAAGILRRFSTRRTKDRSRDVDRERISTPNTPTLNVQPPADSASPMHRGFSVRRTRRAEPSPGETSSNDSRPQQDLLTAPGSSERNARSNKSLERSTSVNSADYRTRRAARRSDADALDVTTDRQPPSTSDFDQVVPNNQKDSAGLRPGGRTHTTRTLSLGHARRESIQARRARREATREANVPEETDADISGAGTALESANEAEDLSKPVFLKGLFSVSTTSSKPLPVIRADIIRVLRQLAVQYIEIKGGFSCRHAPSIDLDKVVDVAPPSPERQGQVSGHRRRISLGGLLNHDESRDDSRIGSSRLRHTQTAPDRSFTTNSDGSDEYVAREHGGMVGERVVGETTTRVQSDTGENLVLRFEILIVKVPLFSLHGIQFKKVSGGMWQYREMAKKILDALKL, translated from the exons ATGTCAGTACCGACGAATGATATACCTACTGTGGTTCGTAGCCACTCAACTACTTCTCGTCACTCTCGGGGCCCATCGGATCTCCCGCATCGGACACGCAGTGTGGCGGTTCGATCGTCAAATACGACCCAGCCTCCTATGCCGACTAACCTGTCACATTCGAAAACTTCCACTCAGGACCAACGTCCTCCTTTAAACCATACTGGTCTTGAGGGTGCAGCCCGGCGTGAATTCGAGGCATCCAATGTCGCGCGCATGTCTTCTCGTCGAGAAACGTCATCAGACCGATCTCAGGACCGCCCCTCGACTGCTCGAACTGAAACTGCCCGGAGGCATCAAAGGAATCCCTCAACACAAAGCCGTCAGCAAGACAGTGCTGATATGATATCAAGCTCGGCTTCGCAGCTGCCGCCACAACATGCGACCGCAACAAGTGCCCCCGTAGCTGCAGCTGCGCCTAGGCGACGGACTATGATCACGACGCCGACGGGTCAGTGGAATTTAGGCAAAACAATAGGTGCTGGAAGTATGGGAAAAGTAAAATTGGCAAAAAATACAGAGACTGGAGAACAG GTTGCCATTAAAATCGTGCCACGACTCTCGACCGAGGAACATCGCACTAGTcgagagacagagagagcTGATCGCTCAAAGGAGATTCGAACAGCCCGAGAAGCCGCCATCGTCAGCCTGGTGAACCATCCGTATATCTGCGGCATGCGGGACGTTGTTCGAACATCATACCATTGGTATATGCTGTTTGAATATGTCAACGGTGGCCAAATGCTGGATTATATCATTTCCCACGGCAAACTGAAGGAAAAGCAAGCGCGCAAGTTCGCACGACAGATCGCTAGCGCATTGGATTACTGCCACCGTAACAGCATCGTACATCGCGATCTGAAGATTGAGAATATCCTTATCAGTAAGACAGGTGATATCAAAATCATTGATTTTGGCCTCAGCAACTTGTTCTCCCCCAAAAGTCTTCTGAAGACATTCTGCGGTAGTCTGTATTTCGCTGCTCCGGAGTTGCTCCAGGCCAGACAATATACGGGGCCCGAAGTTGATGTCTGGAGCTTTGGGATTGTTCTTTATGTCTTGGTTTGTGGAAAGGTACCTTTCGATGACCAGAGCATGCCTCAGCTGCATGCCAAAATCAAGAAAGGTGTGGTGGAGTACCCACCAGGCCTCACTGCCG AGTGCCGCCACATCATATCTCGCATGCTGGTCACTGATCCCAAGCAGCGTGCCAGCTTGGCCGAGATCATGAGCCATCCCTGGATGAATAAGGGATTTAGTAACCCTCCAGAGAGCCACCTCCCTCACCGTGAGCCTTTGCAGCTACCTCTGGATCAAGAGGTCGTTGAAAAGATGACCGGTTTCGACTTTGGGCCTCCGGAATACATTACTGCTCAGTTGACTAAAGTATTGGAGTCCGAAGATTATCAACATGCTCTCCGGCTGTACTACCGTGAACAACAGCAGCCTGTTTCAAGTCAACCAGAGCGCAAACGAGGAGTGTTCGATTTCTACAAACGACGAAACTCTGCGGCCAGTCGTGATACCCTTTCCGCACCCTCAGCCGAGGCGGTGCAACTAGGCAACGACCCTTTAAATGCTTACAATCCATTGGTATCCACATACCATCTAGTCAAAGAAAAGCTTGACAGAGAGCGAGCTGAAGCACGACCTGGTGCCCTTGGCCTTCGTCAAAACCCCAGTGAGGTCCACATGCCTGAGCTGCGGCCACCTGAAGCTGCCCACACCAATCAGTACCAGTTGGCAGGTGACAAGGATACTGGACGACGATCTCGGCCACGGGCCCGCACCCATGGCGAGGACGAAGCCTCTGAAGGAATAAAGAAACTTCATTCGACGTCGCCATCTACGCACGCAGTCCCAATCATACCTCCCGACATTCCCgtcaaaaaagaaagtacTGCTGCTGGAATCTTGAGACGATTCAGCACTCGCCGGACGAAAGATCGCAGCCGCGATGTGGATCGTGAACGCATCAGTACCCCCAACACACCCACACTCAACGTTCAACCTCCAGCAGATTCAGCGTCCCCGATGCACCGTGGCTTTAGCGTAAGGAGAACCCGACGGGCGGAGCCATCTCCAGGCGAGACCTCTTCGAATGACAGCCGGCCTCAGCAGGATCTTCTAACGGCGCCAGGATCGTCGGAACGCAACGCGCGGTCCAACAAATCCCTGGAGAGATCTACCAGTGTCAATTCGGCAGACTACCGAACTCGGAGAGCCGCACGGAGAAGTGATGCCGATGCCTTGGACGTTACTACAGACCGTCAACCACCATCTACCAGTGACTTTGATCAAGTTGTTCCGAACAACCAGAAAGATTCGGCCGGCTTAAGGCCTGGTGGACGCACGCACACAACGCGCACCTTGTCGTTGGGACACGCCCGGCGAGAAAGTATTCAGGCACGCCGGGCCCGACGAGAAGCTACTCGAGAGGCCAACGTGCCTGAAGAGACCGACGCAGATATTTCCGGCGCAGGAACAGCACTGGAAAGCGCCAACGAGGCAGAAGATCTGTCTAAACCTGTGTTCCTTAAGGGTCTTTTCAGTGTTTCCACCACCAGCAGCAAACCTTTGCCCGTCATTCGGGCTGACATCATCCGAGTTTTGAGGCAGCTCGCAGTTCAGTATATCGAGATCAAGGGTGGGTTCAGCTGCCGACACGCTCCCAGCATCGACCTCGACAAAGTAGTTGATGTTGCCCCTCCCAGTCCAGAACGACAGGGGCAGGTATCAGGGCACCGTCGTCGTATCAGCCTAGGTGGCCTTCTCAACCACGATGAGAGCCGAGACGACAGCCGCATTGGGTCTTCCAGACTTCGTCATACTCAAACTGCGCCGGATCGCAGTTTCACCACGAACTCGGACGGCTCGGATGAATATGTTGCACGAGAACATGGTGGTATGGTCGGCGAACGTGTCGTTGGCGAAACCACTACCCGTGTACAGAGTGACACTGGAGAGAACCTCGTCCTCCGATTCGAAATCCTGATCGTGAAGGTGCCTCTCTTTTCCTTACATGGTATTCAGTTCAAGAAGGTATCAGGCGGCATGTGGCAGTATCGAGagatggcgaagaagatcCTCGATGCATTGAAGCTATAA
- a CDS encoding Glucose-repressible protein Grg1, with protein METAKQAVNYVAESIQGLGAEASKEANKNVAKSSDANVSTRASAAKDALVDKKDELSHNTKADVHKEAAKN; from the exons ATGGAGACCGCCAAG CAAGCCGTTAACTATGTCGCTGAATCCATCCAGGGCCTCGGGGCTGAGGCTTCCAAGGAGGCCAACAAGAACGTCGCTAAGAGCAGCGATGCCAACGTCTCCACCCGTGCCAGCGCCGCGAAGGACGCACTTGTCGACAAGAAGGATGAGCTTTCCCACAACACCAAGGCCGATGTCCACAAGG AGGCTGCCAAGAACTAA